The genomic interval TATGAAAAGCGAGACGATGTCCACCGGATCGTCGATCTCTGCCAAAGAGGAGACACATTTTTTTCCCAGTATTTCCTTTCCCCTTAACCTAGGATTTATGGGATACAGCTGAACATCGACCGATTTAAGATAGGACATAACGTCGTAGACAGGGCGGTTCACCTTGTCCGAAGCTCCTATAACAGCTACTCTTCCTCGATTACATAGGACTCTATCTACAAGATCGTTGGTGGTCATATTTATTCCTCCTTTTTGATTGCCGTAGACTGAATATCGCACTGTATGGCTCAATTTTATCACGAGGCCTTGGCTTATCCGCTTTTCTTGTTATAATGTCTGGGTAAACTGGGAGGGTTGACCGAGCGGTCGAAGGTGGCGGTCTTGAAAACCGTTGAGGCGCAAGCTTCCGTGAGTTCGAATCTCACACCCTCCGCCAATAGCATATTCGTAGCCGTCCGGGAGAGTCCAATACCCGGACGGCTACTGTTTTTGTTGGGGTTGTGTGTCCACATTCGACCAGGTAGAATTGAGGTAATCCATGATCGATGTGGCTACAAATGTGGACACTAGGATATCTGGTGTCCACAGAACAGGAGGGCACGATATGCTATCCGACACCCAGATACGCAAACTGAAACCCCAAGACACCCGCTACTCCATTCTGGATAGCGACGGGTTATACATCGAAATCCTGCCCACAGGGAAAAAATATTGGCGAATACGTAAAAGAAAACCGGGAGGGAACGGCGAAATACGGCGGTCTATAGGAGCATATCCTAAGATCGGACTGAAAGAGGCCCGCCAAAAACGAGATGAGTTGGTGTCCACACTACCGGAACTTGGCGGGAAGAAAAACGTGAACACATTCGCGGAGCTGGCCCACGAATGGCTCGAGGTCAAAATGTACCCCACGAAAGCTCCCA from Dethiosulfovibrio russensis carries:
- a CDS encoding CoA-binding protein — its product is MTTNDLVDRVLCNRGRVAVIGASDKVNRPVYDVMSYLKSVDVQLYPINPRLRGKEILGKKCVSSLAEIDDPVDIVSLFISARFQEGLRDELNALPYKPAIWFQPGTKNPSMEASLREDGFEVVSDNCMKVAHLRRCTVQK